In Arachis hypogaea cultivar Tifrunner chromosome 2, arahy.Tifrunner.gnm2.J5K5, whole genome shotgun sequence, a genomic segment contains:
- the LOC140176721 gene encoding uncharacterized protein, which yields MLSSSKDESMSKMEEQENQNKEMKHENGVLDYIMSLKSVPTKLPPHLELLRTRVHCNNDAPQHTDTIQYSGAYPALGVDNSLRLDNFSQNFKVEVKRLTDDDIEFDMIGIDHSLANAFRRILIAEVPTMAIERFYIANNTLLIQDEVLSHRLGLIPISADPRLFEYPDNAGDNRNEKNTIVFKLHVACYKG from the exons ATGTTGTCATCATCCAAAGACGAGTCAATGTCCAAGATGGAAGAACAAGAGAATCAGAATAAAGAAATGAAGCATGAAAATGGAGTGCTTGATTACATAATGAGCTTGAAAAGTGTGCCAACAAAACTCCCTCCACATCTTGAGCTTCTCAGGACCCGGGTCCACTGCAACAACGATGCTCCTCAGCAT ACAGATACCATACAGTATTCTGGTGCTTATCCAGCATTAGGTGTTGATAATAGCTTGCGATTAGATAATTTCAGTCAAAATTTCAAAGTTGAAGTGAAGCGGCTCACAGATGATGACATAGAGTTTGATATGATTGGTATTGATCATTCACTTGCCAATGCATTTCGAAGAATCCTTATAGCAGAG GTACCAACAATGGCTATTGAAAGATTTTACATTGCAAACAATACATTACTTATACAAGATGAAGTTCTATCCCATAGATTAGGCCTCATACCAATCAGTGCTGATCCCAGGCTATTTGAATATCCAG ATAATGCTGGGGATAATAGGAATGAAAAGAATACCATTGTCTTCAAACTACATGTTGCTTGCTATAAAGGATAG